From the genome of Glycine max cultivar Williams 82 chromosome 2, Glycine_max_v4.0, whole genome shotgun sequence, one region includes:
- the LOC100794208 gene encoding dof zinc finger protein DOF3.5 produces the protein MESGWKPEVEMSPNCPRCGSSNTKFCYYNNYSLTQPRYFCKGCRRYWTKGGSLRNVPVGGGCKKNRRGNKTLLRQSIDGFTFKNSSPPCGYATDHNNNPLGHSYDPRIRASSASSSSSVVTDGPNIDLALVFANFLNQKPNSSEGGVESSTNPDQEQTVFDPSLENNSRLSNTDVVGPSTLPEELGLTGCLNLPEQQPHTHSSEANNNNNQMCYGEFNTMQTLQKDGIEQYSSHGGAMNFELPPLPGEGEASHDHHMMWSNSEMMINHHAFQVTQPPLLGLEVHDADLLIGNWSPFDSPKDTSFSRP, from the coding sequence ATGGAAAGTGGGTGGAAGCCTGAGGTTGAGATGTCACCAAATTGCCCTAGGTGTGGTTCTTCCAACACCAAGTTCTGCTACTACAACAACTACAGCTTAACTCAACCAAGGTACTTTTGCAAGGGGTGCAGAAGGTACTGGACCAAAGGAGGGTCTCTCCGCAATGTGCCTGTCGGAGGTGGCTGCAAGAAGAACAGAAGAGGTAACAAGACCTTGTTGAGACAATCCATTGATGGTTTCACTTTCAAAAACTCGTCGCCACCTTGTGGCTATGCCACAGATCACAATAATAACCCTTTAGGGCATTCTTATGATCCTAGAATAAGGGCTTCTTCAGCTTCTAGCTCCTCCTCAGTAGTGACTGATGGACCTAACATTGATCTTGCTCTAGTTTTTGCAAATTTCCTTAACCAAAAGCCCAATAGTTCTGAAGGTGGGGTTGAGAGTAGTACTAATCCAGATCAAGAGCAAACAGTTTTTGATCCTTCTCTAGAAAACAATTCAAGGCTATCAAACACAGATGTTGTTGGTCCAAGTACTTTGCCTGAAGAACTTGGTCTCACTGGGTGTTTGAATCTTCCTGAACAACAACCACACACACATTCTAGTGAggctaataataacaataaccaaATGTGCTATGGTGAGTTCAACACTATGCAGACACTTCAAAAAGATGGAATTGAGCAATACAGTAGTCATGGTGGTGCTATGAATTTTGAGCTGCCACCATTGCCGGGTGAAGGGGAAGCCTCACATGATCATCACATGATGTGGTCGAATTCTGAGATGATGATAAATCATCATGCATTTCAAGTCACACAACCTCCACTACTTGGACTTGAAGTTCATGATGCAGACTTATTAATAGGTAATTGGAGCCCCTTTGATTCGCCAAAGGATACTTCTTTTTCCAGgccttga